The genomic window ATCGAACGCCTGTTTGCTTGGTTGCATAACTTTCGACGCCTGGTCATCCGTTGGGAGTATCACCCAGCCAACTTCCTCGGTTTGGTCCAGCTCGGTTGCATCCTCATCTTGATGAGAAACTATTTATGAGATGGCCTCTAGACGCTCACTCTCATCGTCTCGCGCCACCTTATCGTTATTGCTTTCGCCGTCCGCTCAGCTGGTGAACGGCGTGCGTTTTGGAGTAGTTTGTGGGCTGCGGGACGAGCATTCTGAGACTGCCCAACGATAAATTCCGTCTTATTGCGGGGTCGTAGTGACCAGAATCACGCGACTGTGATGAATGGCGGGCCGTCTTCCGCTGGGATACAGTCGATAAGAGGTTTTGACCAGGATTTGCATATGAATCGAACTCTCGTGGTAGTTGTCCTGATTATGCTGATGGTGTTGGTCGTCACTCTGGCTGGCTCGTTTCTGACTCGCGGGGTCATGGCATACCTTCCATTCTTGCAAGCCAAGAAGGGTAACTGGACTGGAGCCTATGTTCAGCGGGGTGTCGTGGATCAGCGGCCCTGGCAGACCGCGGCAACTCTGGCCGACTTGGCACAGTCAGCAGAAGAGAAGGAATTCGCCAGGGAGGCGGAACGTCTCGCGGATCATGAGGTCGACCAGGCGTTCTCACAGTCACTTCGGCAGGCAAGTCTCGACAAGCCAAAACTGAGTAGCCGAGCGTTGGCGCTGCAGCAAAGGGTCGCCGAGCTTCAGAAGGTGATCAAGAACGACCAGGGTCGGATCGCGTCGCTTAGTGCCGCAGCGGGAGCAACGCCATCGGCCGCCGCCACGAATGCCAGCGACCTGGAAGTTGCGAAGGCGCAACTCGGGCTCGATCAAGACGAGCTCAGCGATTCACTCGAAGACCTCGCTCGAGAAACAGGAGATCAGCGCAGCAAGCTTCAACAGGAATTGGCGATGCGCCAGGCCGCCATGAAGCAGTATAACGATCAGGCCTTAAAGAGCGATGGCCAAACCGCCGTCGCCTCCGCGGAACAGTACAAAACGATGGCGCAGCAGCTCTCCACATTGCACTCGCTCAGCAAGAGGAAAGATCTGATTGTGCAAGCCGCGCAGTTGGCTAAGGCTGATGTAGCTGCGCTGACAGCCGATCGGGTACGGCTTGAGGCGGAAGCTGCCGACGCCAGTAAGAAAACCGTCGGAGAATCAAGCTCCGACCGAATCGAACGGCTGCAACAGATGGGCACTTGGCAAAACATCCTCAGCGTCCTGAACGATCGCCTCGACACGCAACAACAACTCGTCGCTCTCTACGGGCGGTGGGGAGAGCAAGTTGAGATCCAGCGCAAGATCGTCGTTCATCTCATCTTAGGGTCAGTGGCTTTGATTGCGGCCATCTGCGTGTTAACGATCCTGGTGGGCTGGGCTCTGCAACTCGCATTAGAAAAAATGGTCCATGATGTTCGCCAGAGACAGACGGTGAAGACAGTTGTGAATCTGGGAACGCAAGTCGTCGGGCTCCTGCTGATCCTCCTGGCAGTCTTTGGGGTACCGCGGCAGATGCCCACCATCTTGGGCCTGGTGACCGCAGGGCTCACCGTGGTCTTCCAGGATTTCATCTTGGCATTCTGCGGTTGGTTTGTGCTGATGGGGCCAAACGGAATTCGGGTCAGGGACTGGGTAGAGATCGATGGTGTAGGCGGCGAGGTAGTGCAACTTGGTCTGTTCCGCACCTGGTTGCTGGAGACGGGAAACTGGACGGCTCACGGCCATCCTACTGGAAGAAGAGTTTCGTTCTTGAACGGATACGCGATCCGCGGCAAGTATTTCAACTTCTCGACTGTGGGACAGTGGATGTGGGATGAGATCAAGGTGAGTGTTCCCCCCGGCACCGGGGTTCATGCCCTGATCAAAAAGATCTATGAAGCTGCAGTGAAGATCACGGAAGCAGACGCGAAAAGGGCGGAAGCAGAATGGAAGAGGGTAACGCACGAGGAAGGTTCACCCCAGTTCAGTGCAATGCCTTCTGTCAATCTTAGGCCGGCGGGAGCGGGGATCGATATCGTGATTCGCTACATCACTCGTGCCGGGGTGAGAGTAGAAACCCGAAATCATCTGTTTGCGATGATTATCGACCTCATGCAGGGCGAGTCGAAAGAGGGCGGAAATCGTGCCTCACTTGCTTTTCCGAAAGGAGATTGACATCGGGGATGGCTTGGTGCAATGGAGAATTTTTCAGCTTCTCGAATCAGAGCGAGGAGCCATGTGGCTTCGGAACCTGACGGCCATCACCACATCAGCGGCACGGGAGGGCAACTGCAATTCGCGCGAGGCGCGTCGCGGTAATAGTCTTCGGTGGTTTTCGCTGCTCTCACTTGCGGAAGGAAGGCCATGTATTCCGCGTTCCAATCCACATCGATACGCCCGAGGAAGGGGAAATTGAAGCGGGCCTCCGACCAGATCTTGGAAAGCCCCGCGACTTTCTCCTCCTCGCTAAGCATTGGCTTTAAGGGAGTGGCGAGGGCTGGGCTGTCGTTCCACAACGCCGCTTCCCTTTGGAGACGCGCCACCAGCGCCTTGAATTCGGGGCGGTCGCGCAAAGCGATAAATTCGGTTCGCCAGTCCGTCACCAAGAGGCAGTACTTCCAAATCGGCGGCGTACTTCAGGGCCGTCATCGCCTTGTCGGGATTTCCCCCGAGTGCTTCGTACCGTGCACGGACATAGAGCGTGTCCCGACCAGTTCGGAAGCGTGGTGATGTCGATATCGCTCGCAGCTTTTCGAGAACGGCAGCCGCCTCGCGATAGGCGTGCCTGTCGGCCAGCGCCTTGGCCTGCGCGACTTGCTGAGAAAGCCGTTCAGCGGGTGTGCCGGCCCACATCGCACTCGAAAGGAAGCAAGCGGAAACCTGGCTGGCAGTAGACAACGGACTGCGAATTTCATCGCGAAATCTCCCAATTCCCGAACAACCGATAGTCACGCGGGGGAAATGCCCGATGATCATAGCCCCGCCCCTCATTGAATTTTTGGCGCTCCCGTCAGTTACCGCGGCCGATTCATCGGCGGAGAGTCGCAAGCATGCCATCACCAGCAAGCTACGGCAGATCCCCTCGCTGGGTAGTCGGCTTCAGGATTGCGTTCTCGCGCAAGCGCAGCAACAATGCGAGATATGAAAGCTGAACGCGTTGCCCTTAACGGTATTGAAATGTACTACGAGTCGGAAGGCTCGGGCGAACCGCTCCTGCTTCTCCATGGCGGCACCGGCTGCCAAGAGCACTGGAATCATGCCGGGGGCGATCAGTTTGCGCGCGAATACATGCTAATTAAGCCAGATGCGCGCGGTCACGGGCGTTCGAGCAATCCAGGCAAAATAATTACACATCGACAATGTGCTTTGGACACCATCGCCTTGCTCGACCATCTTCGTATCGAGAGATGCCGTGCAATTGGGATCAGCATGGGCGGGAATATCCTGCTGCATGTTGCGACGACGCAGGCAGATCGAATTCAGGCCATGGTCCTCGTCAGTGCCGTTATGCATTTTCCAGAGCAGGCCAGGACAATCATGGCGAAGGTCCCCACGCCCGATCGGCAACCTCTGGCGGAGTGGGAGACGATGCGCCAACGCCACAAACTCGGGGATGAGCAGATCGCGGCACTATGGGAGTGGACACGCGGAATGAAGGATAGTCACGAAGATATGAATTTCACACCGTCATCTCTGGCACAAGTTACCGCACAGACTCTGATTGTTTACGGAGATCGTGATCCGCTGTACCCCGTTGAAATGGGGGTGGAGATGTACCGCGCCATACCTGGATCCGCGCTTTGGGTAGTGCCAAACGGTAGTCACGGCCCAGTCT from Terriglobales bacterium includes these protein-coding regions:
- a CDS encoding mechanosensitive ion channel protein MscS; its protein translation is MNRTLVVVVLIMLMVLVVTLAGSFLTRGVMAYLPFLQAKKGNWTGAYVQRGVVDQRPWQTAATLADLAQSAEEKEFAREAERLADHEVDQAFSQSLRQASLDKPKLSSRALALQQRVAELQKVIKNDQGRIASLSAAAGATPSAAATNASDLEVAKAQLGLDQDELSDSLEDLARETGDQRSKLQQELAMRQAAMKQYNDQALKSDGQTAVASAEQYKTMAQQLSTLHSLSKRKDLIVQAAQLAKADVAALTADRVRLEAEAADASKKTVGESSSDRIERLQQMGTWQNILSVLNDRLDTQQQLVALYGRWGEQVEIQRKIVVHLILGSVALIAAICVLTILVGWALQLALEKMVHDVRQRQTVKTVVNLGTQVVGLLLILLAVFGVPRQMPTILGLVTAGLTVVFQDFILAFCGWFVLMGPNGIRVRDWVEIDGVGGEVVQLGLFRTWLLETGNWTAHGHPTGRRVSFLNGYAIRGKYFNFSTVGQWMWDEIKVSVPPGTGVHALIKKIYEAAVKITEADAKRAEAEWKRVTHEEGSPQFSAMPSVNLRPAGAGIDIVIRYITRAGVRVETRNHLFAMIIDLMQGESKEGGNRASLAFPKGD
- a CDS encoding alpha/beta hydrolase, with amino-acid sequence MKAERVALNGIEMYYESEGSGEPLLLLHGGTGCQEHWNHAGGDQFAREYMLIKPDARGHGRSSNPGKIITHRQCALDTIALLDHLRIERCRAIGISMGGNILLHVATTQADRIQAMVLVSAVMHFPEQARTIMAKVPTPDRQPLAEWETMRQRHKLGDEQIAALWEWTRGMKDSHEDMNFTPSSLAQVTAQTLIVYGDRDPLYPVEMGVEMYRAIPGSALWVVPNGSHGPVFFDRAAQFAQTALTFLRT